The following are encoded in a window of Brevibacillus sp. DP1.3A genomic DNA:
- a CDS encoding ABC transporter ATP-binding protein codes for MRVIECEGLTKEYKDHKALKNVTFSVDGIGCVGFLGGNGAGKTTTIRILTGLAAPTRGKVRVVGYDVVTDRNKVTSEVGYCPQIPAFYNYMTATEWMHWVGRLYGLDKRTITQRTDELLELCGINEARNRPISGYSGGMKQRLGIAQALIHNPKLLVLDEPVSALDPMGRYDVLLLIEKLKQHMTVFMSTHILDDIERIADHIVIIKDGTVVLSSSLDQLRANHVEPLIEFKLDQQDIDLNDVLNGLTWIREWNRDGGIYKVLTDDMEKAKALLPHILLESGGTLAYYRLSVSTLEDIFLKVVNNG; via the coding sequence TTGCGAGTTATTGAATGTGAAGGCCTCACAAAGGAATATAAAGACCATAAAGCGTTAAAGAACGTAACCTTTTCCGTCGATGGCATCGGTTGTGTCGGTTTTCTTGGGGGAAATGGTGCCGGGAAAACGACGACCATTCGCATCCTAACCGGATTAGCTGCACCGACCAGAGGAAAAGTGAGAGTAGTAGGCTACGACGTCGTGACCGACCGCAATAAAGTCACAAGTGAAGTAGGGTATTGTCCACAAATCCCAGCCTTTTACAACTACATGACAGCGACAGAGTGGATGCATTGGGTGGGTAGACTTTATGGATTGGACAAGCGCACAATTACGCAGAGGACAGATGAACTCTTGGAGTTATGCGGAATCAATGAGGCGAGGAACCGCCCAATAAGCGGTTACAGCGGAGGGATGAAACAGCGTCTGGGGATTGCTCAGGCGCTCATCCACAACCCCAAGCTACTCGTCTTGGACGAGCCCGTTTCGGCGCTAGACCCCATGGGCAGATATGACGTCTTATTGCTAATAGAAAAGTTGAAGCAACATATGACTGTCTTCATGTCGACCCACATTTTGGATGACATCGAAAGAATCGCCGACCATATCGTCATCATCAAGGACGGTACAGTGGTGCTGTCGTCCAGTTTGGATCAACTGCGAGCAAACCATGTGGAGCCGCTGATTGAGTTCAAGCTTGATCAACAGGACATCGATTTAAACGATGTATTGAATGGGCTAACCTGGATCAGGGAATGGAACCGAGACGGCGGTATTTACAAAGTTCTTACCGATGACATGGAAAAAGCCAAGGCACTCCTGCCTCACATTCTTCTAGAGTCTGGCGGGACACTGGCGTATTATCGCTTGTCCGTATCGACCCTCGAAGATATTTTCCTAAAGGTTGTGAATAACGGATGA
- a CDS encoding PLD nuclease N-terminal domain-containing protein — MPFDIQLLAPIIAIQLILAVIALIDLARREAYRVAGGKKWPWALGIIFINTLGPIVYFFVGRKD, encoded by the coding sequence ATGCCATTCGACATTCAGCTTCTTGCGCCTATCATTGCTATTCAATTGATACTAGCAGTTATTGCTTTAATTGATTTGGCTAGACGCGAAGCGTACCGAGTTGCAGGTGGAAAAAAATGGCCGTGGGCTCTCGGCATTATCTTTATCAACACCTTGGGTCCGATCGTGTATTTCTTTGTAGGCAGAAAAGACTAG